The Methanotorris formicicus Mc-S-70 genome has a window encoding:
- a CDS encoding AbrB/MazE/SpoVT family DNA-binding domain-containing protein, translating to MVYTTTLKKASTKGNSLRTTVPSGIVKAFGLKDGDKLEWEIVAKDNDLMIIVKPKIIQGNDHGK from the coding sequence ATGGTATATACAACAACACTAAAAAAAGCATCAACAAAAGGAAATTCTTTAAGAACAACAGTCCCATCAGGCATTGTAAAGGCATTTGGTTTAAAAGATGGAGATAAATTGGAATGGGAAATTGTAGCGAAAGATAATGATTTAATGATTATTGTTAAACCAAAAATAATACAGGGGAATGACCATGGAAAATGA